In Corvus hawaiiensis isolate bCorHaw1 chromosome 14, bCorHaw1.pri.cur, whole genome shotgun sequence, the sequence CAGCAAAGGGTGACCTCGTTATCCCTCACTCATGTGGACAATGAGCCTGGATGCTGCTGGTTCCCGAGGACAGCCCgagccccacacagcccctgATGTGCAGGGGAGTTCCATAAATCACACAGTCTTCCAAAGAAATAATGGATGGAGTTTTCACCCCTTTCTTTGCATGacccttctgctgctcttcattACCAGCACAAAGGGTGTGTTAACCTGGGAGCAAACCCGTGTTTATTTAAGGAGCTCTCCTCCTGACTCATCCCACTTGGCTCGAGGAAAACCCTGTTCCAGCCGGGCCCTGGCTGTCCTGCCAGGGTCACGCTCCTGGAGCACCCCTGGCTGGCCACACCAGCATGGCTGATGGGTGAGTATCACATCTTACCGCATCTTATCACATCATATGACGTCATATCCATGGCACCACATcaccagcccccagcccagcaggtgCCATCACACCTCTGGTGACccaggagggcagagctgggttccctgtgcggcctccccaattccctgctccctgcagggagaTTCCCACCAGCTGAAGGATGTGGCTCCATATTTAGCCCCTGTCCGGTGGCAGGAGGTTGTGGGGGCTGCCAACACCTGGGGGAGATTCCATTTGGGAGGGCCGAAGGGCGGCTGCACTTCGGGTGATGAAGGGATGTGATGGACAACTCTGAACACAAAATCTTCCTGCAATTCTCCAGGACAGATTGTTACATCTCCCTGCCAAGAAATCAAACAttcctgctggagccaggccTTTCACAGGAGCCCCCTCAGGGACATCAAGTGAGGCTAAGACAACAGGCTAGAGCTTTGCGAGCAAATCACGAGTCCCCGGTGTCCCTCCAGCTGGCAGGACCGTCATTGACCTCAGTGGCCTTGTCCTCCCTGAAGCAGCTCTGTCAATTTGGCCACAGTCCACTTAATAATGGAGCTGGAATATAAAGATGTATCCAGGCCCGACCACAAAACAGCTGGAGACTGTAGGGTTGAGTTAATCCTGGTAGAATAAACCAGAGAACTGGTGGGAGTCAGCTCGGATGTTGCTGGCGGGGTTCAGAACAGGGCTGAGCAATAAAAGGGATCAAATGTGTGAGGCACAAACTGTCTGGGGCCccggttgttgttgttgttttaactAATTGAATTTTAGTGCTGCTGAAAGGATTGACAGCTCTGGGGAGCAGTGGCCAGGTACAGCCTCAGCAAGAACCCCTCCTAATCCCAGTCTGCATCCAGACACCCGCAGCTCCTCCCATGGGGCCAAATTCGGCCCGTGGCCGATGCAGCTGGGACTGGAGCTGagggggctgcatccctcccAGAGATCCTGGCAGACCCGTTCCTGGCTTCATGGGGGTGCTGTAAGTGTCCCTGGGAGCAATTCCTTTGGATCTGGGTGGGGTGGGACAAGCGACCTGTGCCATCCCTGCCACAGGAACAGcccttgtgcctggggaggggcaggacACTGAAGGTGTCGAGGAGAGTTGCTGCTCATGGTGAGAAATCTGCTTTTAttcctggaatggtttgtgctggaagggaccttaaagctcatcccattccacccctgccatgggcagggacaccttccactagcccaggttgctccaagccccgtccagcctggccctggacactccCACTTGTGGCCGGCTCTCAGGATGCATTTGCCGGAGGAGGGAgatggggctgctgggggagttaggaggaaggagagaggagagaggagagaggagagaggagagaggagagaggagagaggagagaggagagaggaggggaagggagtgGCTCCCTAAAAGTGAGCACCCCGGATCCTTTCCATGAGTGACCAGGCAGGGACGTGGCTGTCCTCATGTGCTGGTGACTTCTGTCCCTGCCACCGGGTGGGGACGATTCTCACCAGGTTCGGGAAGTGCCGAAGGCTCGGACACATTGAGTGACATCTCATCACCGAAAATCCTGGTAAAAACCTGGcgggagctgccctgccctcaCCTCTGCCTCGGGGTTTGGACTGGGACAAGTCCCTGGGGCGGGTTTGGAAGGGTGTGAAggctggggtgggctggggtgggcaggacagagtgggcagtgctggagtgggCAGTACAGGGTGGGCAGGACAgggtgggcagtgctggagtgggcagtgctggagtgggcaggacagggtgggcagtgctggagtgggCAGTACAGGGTGGGCAGTACAGAGTGGGCAGGACAgggtgggcagtgctggagtgggcagtgctggagtgggCAGTACAgggtgggcagtgctggagtgggCAGTACAGAGTGGGCAGGACAgggtgggcagtgctggagtgggcagtgctggagtgggCAGTACAGGGTGGGCAGGACAgggtgggcagtgctggagtgggcagtgctggagtgggCAGTACAGGGTGGGCAGGACagggtgggcagtgctggggactcCTCGCACAGCCGGGCAGGGCTACACTGTGgcactgggagaactggggcAGCGTTTGTCCCACCAAGGCCTTGGCAAGGCACGGAGGCAGCTCTTTCCCAGGGGAAAGCTCCTCGCAGGGGCACCTGGTCAGCCCTGCTCTATAAATAGCTGGGAAAAAGGCCGGCAGGAAGCGGTGGATTTTAGGCAGGGCCAGGGGAAGGGCTCGGTCTCAGCCCTGCCAAGTGTTGGTCCCGTGGGACAGTGACTCGTCTGCGCGGAGGCCACGGAGGAGCTGTGCCCTCTGAGAGTGCCCATGGGAGTCGTTCGGCAGATTTCCAAGGGATAAAAGGTGGATAAAAGGTGGCCATTTTCAGCAGGCTGGGACCAGCCGGGTTTTGTCGTCCTGATGGGCACAGAACATAAATTCTTCACGCAGGTCCCCTTGCGTGAATCTCTGTCACTCATATCAGGTTTAATCCTTCTTGGGGCCGAGCCgagccctgcctggctctgctgtgtcAGCTCCTGTCCCCTGACCCGTGTCCTACAGGCATTTATGGGGAGCTGCCTGCGGAGCGACACTCCAGGGGCTCAGATTTCCAGCCGGGACGGCCCGGTTAATGTCAAGGTGTGCCCCATCCCAGGCCCGGCAGGAGAGCCATAAAACCAAGGAAGGATTTCAAAAACCCGTGGCTTTGCTGCAgccttttgttttaaagtgaTCCCAAAATcgctgcccagcacagccccgggctcgctctctctctgtctctcagcTTGTCCCCAGCGTGAGAAATGTCCCCAGCAGGGCTCGTCACAGGTCGtttgggagctgccagcccGAGCTGGGGGCTCCGGCGGTGCCCTCGGAGCCGTCCCTGTCCTGCGTTAGAGATCTAAGATCCCCCAGGGAGGGTAATGGACGGGAAATTAGAGATAAGTAGGTGGTTTGACAGGATTAGGGATAAGCAAAAGAAACTTAATTATGTGATAGCTGCTATCGGACAAGCGCCGCTCCGAAAGGGGATGTAAATGACCTAAAGAAAGCCCGACACCAGATCAAACAGGCGCACTCTGCAGATAACAGCCCAAAAACACGGGGTATAAATATTTATCACAAATGAATTCTCCAAACACTCCCTGCTCACGATCCCATTAACAATAGATGGGATTGAGGATAATAAAGGCTTTCCACaagcttcttttccttttcttttcctggggCTTTGTCCACGTGCAGCTGTGGGCGTGTGTGTGAGAGATAGGGATGTGCCCGAGGGGTCCGGGGGTCCCGCGTCCCCTCCGGCCGCTCTGCCGGTGTCCCAGGAGCTCAGTCCGGGCTCCCTCCCCCTCTGCGGCTCCGGGAGCTCCGGGGAAGCTCCGGGGAAGAGGAGAACTCACCCTGCTCTTGCTCAGGGGTCCCTGGTCGGCAAAGAGGGGATGGTAGTTGGACCAGGGGACAGGCTGGAGCCCCAATCCTGGATGATTCCTGCTGCTTCATCCCAGGGAAGAGGAGAACTCACCCCCACTGCTGCCCGGGGGTCATTGGTCAGCAAAGAGGGGAGACGGATGttccagggaagggctggaaccccaaaacctggacaattcctgctgcttctctctcctgAGCAGGCAGTGGGGAATCAATGGACAGTGGGCATGTTCTGATGGAGTCACTGGGAAATCTCTGCCCTTTTTGTGCCTGCAAAGCCCAGCGAGGATGGCTGGTGCCAGGTGTGGCTGTGACCTCAGCCCGAGCAGGGAGGGATCGCCCCgtgcagccccctgcccctcccccctccccaagcaGGGACAAGGGTCCCCTAAACAGGGACAAAGGTGCCCTAAACAGGGACAAGGGTCCCCCCCCGGCACAGCcacccctctcctcccctcagccacccttcccagctcatcctgctcctcctcccgaCTCATCCTGCTTGTTGTTATTTATTTCCCCAGAAGGAACACAAAACCTCCCGAACCTGGGCTGGCAAATTACCGAAGCCCAGGAAATGAAAACTCCAGGGCAGCATTAATTGGAaggctttttaattaaaatcagctTGTTTCACAATCAAAGataaaaggagggaagaaagctgaaagcaaaaataataataaagcaattccctgcctgcccctctgTGGCATTCACGAGGTGTGGGCTGAGCACCCTGTGTCACCCGCTCTGCTCTCAGCCttcttgatttccttttttcccaaaaaaaagggcttttttggtctcttctttcttcctgacTTCATCCTcatctgctcctcctctgcctgtcCCTTGGCATCGGCCTCCCCCTTgttccctgtccccgtcccctcaAGCACAGACCCGTCACAGAGCAGAGCGtttctcccagggaagaaattttcctctgAACTCTTTTATTTTTGGGAATGAAATTCTGGCAGAGAGGTAGCATTGCCTAAAGATCTAACTGCTGTGCTGAAGCAGCATTTGATGAGGCTAAATGAGGTTTCTCGTTAACGAAGGGGAATCTTTGTTTGTGGGGAAAGGCtgacggccccgaggctgctgaGGAAGAACCAGGTGGAGGAGTGAGAATGAAACCAGGAAATTCTTTAATCAAAATTTATGAATCAGCCAAAAAGCTGCTCTTTCTTAAGGCAGTAATTTTGGTCAAATGTCCATCTATTTATACATGTTTTTGATGACGGTCAGAGGTGAGCAGAAACCCCCAGGGAGAGGAAACAGCTGGCAGGAAAGGTGGGGGATTGATGGTAATGGAGGCAGATGGGAGGCTTTGAAGTTTGGAAAACTGGTGAGGGAAGATGAGGGATTTCCAGGAGAAATCAGTGCCTGTCCAGGCTGAGGACACTGAGTGGCAGAGAACAGCTTGAGAGGTGGAAGAGCCACCAGCTCCCCATCCCTCAGCCACCCAGGCACCCTGGCTTCTCCAGCATGGAAAACCTCAGATAGGCACTGCTGGAAGTCAGGAGAGAGGGACATCCTCCAGGGAGACTGTCCTGAGAGCCTTGGGGCGCTCAGACCTCGAAACAACCACTTAGGGTTCATGGAGTACAGAACTCAGGGAACCCAAGTGGCCCAGAGCTCTCCTCTGGATGCCCCTGGAGCAGGCCCAGGTCTCCGTGGGGGCTCCGGAGAACCAACGTGGGcggcaggagagcagcaaagCCCCATCCTGGGGTTCCCGCTGCGGCAGGGCCGGGAACGGGAGGTGGGGAGCTGGGATTCCTTATTAACTTCTGGGAAGCGAGGCTCTTCTCCACGTCGGGAATGTTATTTATGTGCAGGGGATGTCGGCTGCTGATGAGAAACACATTGATTGAGGTTTCACAGCTACTGAGCACAGGAGATCCCTATCAGTCCCAAACCTTATCAATGTGTTCCTCATCATCAGCCGGCATCTCATTAACATAACGAGCTGTCTGCTCCCATTTGGGAGAGCGGCTCCTCCGTGCCTGCTGCCTGCACATCAGCCACACGCCAGTTCCTCACTGGAGCAGCCTCTCCGCAGGTCTGAATCCCGGGAAGGAGGGAGTAGTAAGACGTCACTTGTTCCATAGCTGGTAGGCCTCAGTAAATATGTTTCTAATCAGCAATTAGGACTTAATTAACACGCTGAAAATATCATTTTCGATCTAAATGAAGCTTTTGAAGGAAATCTGAAAGGAGAGGTGGGAAGATGCCACAGCTGATGTTTGGGTGACAGCTGAAATCCCACTGGTGGGTTTGGGAGAATCCTCAGCCTGTGCTCAGGATGAATTACTGATCTCCTATCCCTGAGCTCCAGGAGGATGGGGCTGCCTGGGAATTGTTCAAACCCAGCCAGGCAGCCCCTGCACCCCCACTGAGTTTAAGGAATGAAGCTGGGACTGCCCTgggagctcagccctgcaggaccccaggatgtccctgtccatcccaaatcccacagtgCTCCACGTCCAGCGCAAGGGATGGGTGTCAGCCACAAGCCTGGGAAAGTGGATTTATAGATTCATGGAATCACTCatgttggaaaagatctttaagatcatcaagttcaaccatGACCCCAGCAGCACATGATCATCACTAACCCGTGTCCTCCAGCGCCACATTCCTGGGGTTTttgacacttccagggctggtgatcccaccactgcccagggcagcctggTCCAAAGCTTTGCAACActttctgtggagaaaaggTTCCcaaatccaacctaaacctcctcctgtgcagcttgaggccactTAAGCTGTTCCTCAGATGCTCCACATTAAAATCACCCCTGGGAGGTGTTTTAGCTCTCCAGAGGAATGTCAGAATTCCCAATCCCATCGCTGcctcccctccagcagcagggttTTGTTGGGCCTTGTTCCcacttttccttcctgtgctcAGCTCCCCtttgctccctcttccctcttttcctgctggCAGATGGATCCCAGTCACCCCACCACAGGCCAGCCTGGCACCGCTGCCTTCCCGCAGGTGTCGGGATTCCGGCAGGTGTCGGGATTCCAGCTCTAATCCCAGCGCCGGCTGTTTGTCCTTTCATTCCTCAAGTGGTTCAAGGGAATCTTGGCTCAGCAGCTGGATCATTAATCCAGAGCAAACAGCGGGCTCTGTAGGTCCTTTCCAGCTAATCACCACTGATCCAGCTGACCTTTCCATCAATCCCAAATCCGAACACGGTGTTGCATTAAAGCTACCTCCAAGGGAAGGTGCCACAGGAGATAAACActcacagcttccctggaatGAGGGCATTGGGCTGCCGGCTGTGCCGTGGGGTTGGTCATCCTGGCACCTTCATCCCAGGAATGCTGAGCTGGGGTTATTCATCCTGGCACCCTCATGCCAGGaatgctgagctgtgccagctgggagcagagatgcTACCACCAGCCCAGGATTGCAGCCGGAGTCCTCCTCTCCCTGTGGACGTGGTGCGTGCCCACCCAGCCAACCCCAGAGGAATTTTGGGATTGGAGAGTGTCAGATCAAGCTTGACAGGTTTTATTTCCCCGATACCAAATTTACCCGGAAACACACAACGAGAGAAATAAACCCATTTGTGAGTGTGAGTTAAATTCCAGCAGTTCCTACCCTGCTGGAAGTGACAGAAATGTTCAAATAGCCCAAATGTTTTGAAACTCGATGCCACAGGGGTTGGGATTTCGTTCCCATGTTAAATCACTGggtttatttcaaataaatggCCCagatttcagagagaaaaaagagcgAAGTAGTCTGAGTGTAAACAAAACCCAGGCTGTCGTGTAGGAACCGGGCAGTGTGGGGGAAGTCAAGGTGCTGGGCCTGGTTTTCCTGGGATAAATGGATACAAGAACCATGTGGATGAGCTGCAGGGACTGGGATGAGCATGGAGCATCCCTTTCtagggatttgggaagggtCCTTCACAAGAGTCCCCCATCCTGAACTGCctggggcactgctgggacCGGGGAGGTTCCGCAGCACCCCTGGAAGCTGAGGGACGGGGTCCTGCCCCACAGTCCCCCCAACATCCCCCATGCTGGCCTGATGAGAAGGTGGCACAATGAGCTTAATTAATGGACCTAGTTAAGTTCCCAGCTGGTAGAAGCTGGATCTCAgtgcagctgggctctgcatggTGTGGTGGTGGTCGTGGTGGTCATGGTGGTGGCCAATGTGGACGTGGCCAGTGTGGATGTGGACATGGTCTTGGACACAGTCATGGTCATGGTCATGGTGGTCACAGTCATGGTGGTCATGGTtttccctgtgctcctcacATGGATACAGGCAGTTCCTGCCTTGTcccactgctgccctgctgggatcTGGTCCCTCTGTGTGGGCACAAGGGGAGGTGTCACAGCTGCCCAGCGGGACCCGAACTTGGGCTGGCAAAGCTttggctgctgctcagccaggctggtgctggagaCTCTGCCAGGCACCCATCGGCCCTGCCGGAGCCTCTGCTCAGCATCCGtctgctccccatcctgccCGTGCCCTCCACACACTGGCACCCTGAGCCCACCCGCACCCTGAGCCAATCCACACCCAGAGCCCACCCACACCCAGAGCCCACCCGCACCCAGAGATCGCCCGCACCCAGAGATCACCCGCACCCAGAGATCACCCACACCCAGAGCCCACCCACACCCAGAGATCACCCACACCCAGAGATCACCCACACCCAGAGCCCACCCACACGTAGAGATCACCCACACCCAGAGCCCACCCACACCCAGAGATCACCCGCACCCAGAGCCCACCCGCACCCAGAGATCACCCGCACCCAGAGCCCACCCACACCCAGAGATCACCCACACCCAAAGATCACCCGCACCCAGAGCCGACCCACACCCAGAGATCACCCGCACCCAGAGATCACCCACACCCAGAGCCCACCCACACCCAGAGATCACCCACACCCAGAGCCCATCCACACGTAGAGATCACCCACACCCAGAGCCCACCCGCACCCAGAGATCACCCGCACCCAGAGATCACCCACACCCAGAGCCCACCCACACCCAGAGATCACCCGCACCCAGAGCCCACCCACACCCAGAGATCACCCACACGTAGAGATCACCCACACCCAGAGCCCACCCGCACCCAGAGATCACCCGCACCCAGAGCCCACCCGCACCCAGAGCCCACCCACACCCGGAGCTCACCCACATCTGGAGCCCACCCACACCTAGAGATCACCCACACCCAGATCCCATCTGCACCAGAGCTCACCCGCACCCGGAGCCCATCCACACCCAGAGCCCACCCACACCCAGAGCTCACCTGCACCCAGAGCTCACCTGCACCCAGATCCCATCTGCACCCAGAGCCCATCTGCACCCAGAGCCCATCCACACCCAGAGCCCATCCACACCCAGAGATCACCCACACCCAGAGCCCACTCACgcccagagcccacccagaGCCAGAGCTCACCCGCACCCAGAGCCCATCCGCCGGGCCCTGGCTGAGGgaaaggctttttttggtttacACGGATTTTTTgatggctttttctttcccaaccTGCTCCCCGCATGACTCCCCCCGCATTCAGCTCCGAGCTGGTGACAGCAATCTGTTCCACAGCCTTGTCAGTGGGAAAGGCTGGAATGAGTGACTGGAGCAGGCGGGATGTGCCAGCGAGTGGAGCTGGTGCTCGGCTGCCTCGGAGCGCAGGGACAGCTGCTCCCTCCACCGAATGGCTGCAGAAtgagttttccttctcttttttccaaaCCTGGTCCCTGATGGACTCATCCCTCATTTCGCCACTTCCCAAGCTCAGCTCAGATGCTGCTTTAGCCATCAGGAGCTGAGGTTTATCCGATGGAGTTATTGTTGGCTCCGGCCGTGGAGCAGGCGATGTCGGGGTGGTGTCGGGTGAGCTGCCTTGAGGAAAGGGCTTTTCCCATCTCCGAGTCCTGGCTCTGCTGAAGCACTCTTTGCTTTTCCTATCACCAGCAGGGTTTGCTTGAATTCCTCCAGGGTGGGAATATTACAGAATATTACAGAATCATTttggttgaaaaagacctcaaagatcatcaagtccaacctttgaggGGATCCAGGGGTTTCCAGGCTGGACTGGATGGGACTgtgcagaatcatagaatcctggaatcaTATAAAGAGCTCtgaaatcatcaagtccagccatggACCCGGCACCACCACCCAGTTCCCCACAGTCACTTCCTCAAGGGCCAACAAGATCAGGGGTGCAGGACTGAGTTTTGCTGATTTTGGTGGCGTGGCCTGAGCCC encodes:
- the LOC125332992 gene encoding protein disconnected-like, encoding MAKAASELSLGSGEMRDESIRDQVWKKEKENSFCSHSVEGAAVPALRGSRAPAPLAGTSRLLQSLIPAFPTDKAVEQIAVTSSELNAGGVMRGAEGPDPSRAAVGQGRNCLYPCEEHRENHDHHDCDHHDHDHDCVQDHVHIHTGHVHIGHHHDHHDHHHTMQSPAALRSSFYQLGT